The genomic DNA CACTACGCCTTTGTGGAAGCTGTAAACTTCTACAACGCCATCGCCAGTTGCTGTGACTGTTCCAAGTTCAACTTGGCCGCCACGGTCCTGCTCCATCACGAAGTTGGAGATGTTGTCGATGCTTGCAGATGCGATGGAAGCGGAAGCTGCGATTGCGGCGAATGCGAGAGTTGCTGTCTTAAACATGGTATGTTCCTTTTCTGCCCGTTTGGGCTGGTATCTTGTGCCCCTGTTCGTCTGAGGCGTTTGTGTGTCTGTAGCGGGTTGCCGTGTTTCGATGATCAGTAATTGGGCTTAAAAACATCGTTCTAAAACCCCGCTGACGGTCACGAAAAAATGTGGTTCGGCAATGAAACTATGTTCTTGAAAGTGAATATACGCCCCAAAACTAGGGTTTCTGCGCGTATGCGCGCAGAAGTGGGATTTCAGCGGTGCGCCATGTCACAGCGAATGTTTCAAAGCCTCGCAAACACAGCATGATCACAAAAAAGTGTGCGGCTAATGTTTCAGTCAGATACTTGTGTCGTGATCATTATTCCTGAAAAATCAGGGGGTTCTGTCAGATACTGTATGCGGTCATGTTGGCATTTAACCAATACGGCGGTCTAGTGGCGTGCGATTGCACGTCCTCGGCCTTTGTTTTGTGTGCGAGCTTTGCGCTTTCTGTTTTGGCTGCGCTAACGGATAGGCAAGTACAAAAACTTCTGGCTCCAAATTACCATTGGCTGGACCTACAACAACCGTTCCAAAAAGGACCGTTTGTTGAACGTTCCGCCAAAGCAGACCTTGACGCACTTGCAGCGAAGGTCGGTTGTGTCCCGCAGTGTGTGATTTCGACCATCCACCGATTTAGCGCGCGCAGCGAAAGTCCGGTCTGACGGCCCGCACCGCAGCATGGCCGAAGGTAAGCGAACGGCAGCTATGGGCCGGAAGCTACGGCGGACAGTTCAGGCCGTTTGTTACAAATGCTGCGTTGCGCACATTTCGACATGAAGGGCGGATTGCAGACTTTCGCTGCGCTCGGTGTAGAGGTCTGCTCTGCGGACAAGGACGAAGCCGCTCGCGCGGCAATGGCGCTTGTTGCTGATGGCCTGCGCCAACTTATGCCGAGCGCATTTTGAGATCAGACGAACCTGACTGACGATTGAGCTTTCTCAATCAACGTACAGGAGATTTCCATGACACATGAGAAGATGAGCCCGCTGCGTGAGCGGATGATCGAGGACATGCGCATCCACGGTATGGGTGACAAAGCTCAGAAGGCCCACATCCGGGCGGTTAAGCATTTTGCCGGGTTCTTGAAGCGATCCCCTGACACGGCAACGCCGGATGATCTGCGCGCCTATCAGCTCCACATGACAGATACTGAAGTGACGCCGCCCACATTCAATGCGCGGATCATGGCGCTACGGTTTTTATTTGGCACCACCTGCGACCGTAAGGGTATGAAGCGCTATATGCAATTCTGCACGCAACCGCGCCGCCTGCCGACGGTGCTCAGTATTGAAGAAGTTGCAGAGGTTATTGCTGCAGCCCCTGGGCCGGGCCTCAAATATCGCGCGGCCCTCAGTATTAGCTATGGAGCGGGTTTGCGGGCGTCTGAGGTCTGCAGCCTGAAGGTCAGTGATATTGATAGTGACCGGATGCTGATCCATGTCGACGAGGGTAAAGGTGGCAAGGATCGCAAGGTGATGCTGTCGCCCGACCTACTTGATTTGCTGCGCGACTATTGGCGTGAAGCCCAGCCTGCGGGATGGTTGTTTCCTGGAAAGCCCAAGATCAACCCAATCTCGGCAAGACAGCTCAGTCGGGCGTTCAATTCGGCCAAGCATGTGGTCGGCATATCAAAACCCGCCACCTTGCATACCCTGCGGCACAGCTTTGCGACGCATCTGCTAGAAGCCAACATTGATGTGCGAGTCATTCAGGTCTTGCTCGGCCACGCGAAGTTGAGCACGACAGCGCGCTACACCCACGTCGCCACCAAAATCATCCGAGACACGCCCAGCCCGTTTGAAGCGCTCAAGAAGTTGGACATTGAGAACTTGCGTCACCGACCGGGATAAGGCCTTGCCAGTTGGCCAAAACGAAACTGGAGATCGCTGACATTTTCCGCGCACACGGACCCGAGTGGCGGCGGGCCAATGCTGGGCATGTCAGCCTCAGCCAGCTCAAAGTGATGTCCTCCATTGAGGCCTGCCGAACCGAGGCGCTCGGCGGGCATGTGGCAGCGTGCACCAAATGCGATCATCAGCACATCGCTTATAACTCGTGCAAGAACCGCCACTGTCCCAAATGTCAGGGACCGGCAGCACGTGACTGGATGCAAGCGCGGGCAGATGATCTGCTGCCTGTGGAATACTTCCACGTCGTCTTTACCCTGCCTGCTGAGATTGCCCGCATCGCATATTGGAACAAGAAGGCCGTCTACGGCCTCTTGTTCAAAGCGTCGGCAGAGACAGTGACGACCATCGCCACAGACCCCAAACGCCTCGGCGCACGCGTCGGCATGACCAGCGTGCTACATACTTGGGGGTCGGCCTTGACCCATCACCCGCACGTTCACATGATCGTTCCGGGCGGTGGGTTGTCGAAAGGCGGCAACCGCTGGATCGGTTGCAAGCCGGGATTCTTTTTGCATGTGCGAGTTCTATCACGGCTGTTCCGTCGCTTGTTTATCGAAGGGTTGCTGGCCTTGCACCGTGCAGGCGAGTTAGCCTTCTTTGGCGATTTGGTTGGGCTGTCCGACCCGCAGGCCTTCACTGCATATCTGACCCCGATGCGCAAAAAGGAATGGGTCGTCTATGCTAAACCACCCTTCGGTGGCCCCGAGGCGGTGCTGGCCTATCTCAGCCGATATACACACCGTGTGGCAATCTCAAACAGCCGTTTGATCAGCGCTGACGCCAACACCGTCACGTTCAAATGGAAAGATTATCGCGTCAAATCAGGCGACAAACAGTCCGCCATGCGCATTGCAACAGATGAGTTCATCCGCCGCTTTTTGATCCATGTGCTTCCGGACCGCTTCCACCGCATCCGTCATTATGGTTTGCTGGCAAGCTCACAGCGCAAAACTAACATCGCAAAAGTCCGCGCGTTTCTTGGTGCTCAGCCCCCCAAACAAGAAGATGCGCCGGTCGCTGAAGTCATCCCGCTCACACTACGAGAACCATGCCCAGACTGCGGCGGCGCAATGCGCATCATCGAGACCTTCCGCCGCGGCCAAAAACCACAATCACGCGCACCACCACGAAAGGCCGCCGCATGACGAGACGCACGTCATCAATCAACGACCACAATCTGAAACGCATCGCGTTCTGGGCTGGTATCAGTTTGTGCAAAGGGAAGTTGACGAGCGGCAAAGCGTCTAAGACGGTGCCAAAACAAACCGAAAAACGAGCCACACCGCTTCAAATCGTAGGGGAACAACGACAAAATCTATCGCCCCGCAACACCATCAGCAAAACTAGATTGGCG from Octadecabacter antarcticus 307 includes the following:
- a CDS encoding tyrosine-type recombinase/integrase; its protein translation is MTHEKMSPLRERMIEDMRIHGMGDKAQKAHIRAVKHFAGFLKRSPDTATPDDLRAYQLHMTDTEVTPPTFNARIMALRFLFGTTCDRKGMKRYMQFCTQPRRLPTVLSIEEVAEVIAAAPGPGLKYRAALSISYGAGLRASEVCSLKVSDIDSDRMLIHVDEGKGGKDRKVMLSPDLLDLLRDYWREAQPAGWLFPGKPKINPISARQLSRAFNSAKHVVGISKPATLHTLRHSFATHLLEANIDVRVIQVLLGHAKLSTTARYTHVATKIIRDTPSPFEALKKLDIENLRHRPG
- a CDS encoding IS91 family transposase encodes the protein MAKTKLEIADIFRAHGPEWRRANAGHVSLSQLKVMSSIEACRTEALGGHVAACTKCDHQHIAYNSCKNRHCPKCQGPAARDWMQARADDLLPVEYFHVVFTLPAEIARIAYWNKKAVYGLLFKASAETVTTIATDPKRLGARVGMTSVLHTWGSALTHHPHVHMIVPGGGLSKGGNRWIGCKPGFFLHVRVLSRLFRRLFIEGLLALHRAGELAFFGDLVGLSDPQAFTAYLTPMRKKEWVVYAKPPFGGPEAVLAYLSRYTHRVAISNSRLISADANTVTFKWKDYRVKSGDKQSAMRIATDEFIRRFLIHVLPDRFHRIRHYGLLASSQRKTNIAKVRAFLGAQPPKQEDAPVAEVIPLTLREPCPDCGGAMRIIETFRRGQKPQSRAPPRKAAA